A portion of the Pseudomonas protegens CHA0 genome contains these proteins:
- a CDS encoding Rsd/AlgQ family anti-sigma factor, with the protein MLESCQNAQERWGGVHLLIDRWLQERHELVRAYDALGAEPEALSESKKPLQEFCGILVDYVSAGHFEIYEQLTSEAKAFGDKRGLELADTLYPRIDVITEKLLAFNDLCDAGQCVAQKFKELGGLLHERFELEDCLIEVLHNAHKQEAVAQA; encoded by the coding sequence ATGCTCGAAAGTTGTCAGAATGCTCAGGAACGCTGGGGTGGAGTGCATCTGCTGATCGACCGCTGGTTGCAGGAGCGTCACGAACTGGTTCGAGCCTATGATGCGCTGGGCGCGGAGCCCGAGGCACTGAGTGAGAGCAAGAAGCCGCTGCAGGAATTCTGCGGGATCCTGGTGGACTACGTTTCCGCCGGCCATTTTGAAATCTACGAACAGCTGACCAGCGAAGCCAAGGCGTTTGGCGACAAGCGCGGGCTGGAGTTGGCCGACACCCTCTACCCACGCATCGACGTGATCACCGAAAAGCTCCTGGCGTTCAATGACCTGTGCGACGCCGGCCAGTGCGTGGCGCAGAAGTTCAAGGAACTCGGTGGCCTGCTGCACGAACGCTTCGAGCTGGAAGACTGCCTGATCGAAGTGCTGCACAACGCCCACAAGCAGGAAGCTGTGGCTCAGGCCTGA
- a CDS encoding disulfide bond formation protein B yields the protein MSLAGSRLLFSLVFLVGALASWAAFNLQTGGGLESCSLWGVQRLLLLALGGVNLLAVIQGPGRVGRAVYWGLNLLLGLLGVVTAGRHVLLQNIPSEQLLACLPDMSFMLRQLSWWQALKLTFMGTSDCAEVTWTLLDMSLPEWSLLFFVIMLIFSGYRLWRQLRGVRKAVALP from the coding sequence ATGTCGCTGGCCGGCTCCCGCTTGCTGTTCTCCCTGGTGTTCCTGGTGGGGGCCTTGGCCTCGTGGGCGGCGTTCAACCTGCAAACGGGTGGCGGCCTCGAGTCCTGTTCGCTGTGGGGCGTGCAGCGCCTGCTGTTGCTGGCATTGGGTGGGGTCAATCTGCTGGCCGTGATCCAGGGGCCAGGGCGCGTGGGGCGGGCGGTCTACTGGGGGCTCAACCTGCTGTTGGGCCTGCTGGGGGTGGTCACCGCGGGACGCCATGTGCTGTTGCAGAACATTCCTTCCGAACAGTTGCTGGCCTGCCTGCCGGACATGTCCTTCATGCTCCGCCAGCTGTCCTGGTGGCAGGCGTTGAAGCTGACTTTCATGGGCACCTCCGATTGCGCTGAGGTCACCTGGACCCTGCTGGACATGAGCTTGCCGGAGTGGAGCCTGCTGTTTTTCGTGATCATGCTGATCTTTAGCGGCTACCGCCTGTGGCGTCAGCTACGGGGCGTGCGCAAGGCCGTGGCGTTGCCCTGA
- a CDS encoding heme biosynthesis protein HemY, whose product MKRTYVIVLLVIAAIGLLGLAIAEHPGYVLIAYSNFRYESSLWATLALVALVWLVVWGIKLLIELVMVSGGVVNPWSRRNRSRRVQIAIEQGQMDLAEGRWASAQKHLQRAAEAERQPLLYYLGAARAANEQGHYEECDRLLERALTRQPQAELAVALSHAQLQTDRGDTEGALSTLQAMHERHPHSVQVLRQLQRLHQQRGDWSALIRLLPELRKDKALPASELQELERRAWGENLSLAARREEDEVAGLQSLNRAWQQLTSAQRQEPQLVLAYAEQLRQLGAGAEAEEALRTAIKRKYESHLARLYGLVRGSDPSRQLQTAEHWLKEHADDPSLLLTLGRLCLQNSLWGKARDYLESSLRLQRNPEACAELARLLAQLGDTERSNQLFQEGLGMLDERLLASPLPVPVRA is encoded by the coding sequence ATGAAGCGTACCTATGTGATCGTCCTGCTGGTCATTGCGGCCATCGGCCTGCTGGGTCTGGCCATTGCCGAGCATCCCGGGTACGTACTGATCGCCTACAGCAACTTCCGTTACGAATCGAGCCTGTGGGCAACCCTGGCCCTGGTGGCGCTGGTCTGGCTGGTGGTATGGGGCATCAAGCTGCTGATCGAGCTGGTGATGGTGTCCGGTGGTGTGGTCAATCCCTGGTCACGGCGCAATCGCAGCCGCCGGGTGCAGATCGCCATCGAGCAGGGCCAGATGGACCTCGCCGAAGGGCGCTGGGCCAGCGCGCAAAAGCACCTGCAGCGTGCCGCCGAGGCCGAGCGCCAGCCGCTGCTCTACTACCTCGGCGCTGCCCGGGCGGCCAACGAGCAGGGCCACTATGAAGAATGCGACCGGTTGCTGGAGCGGGCGCTGACCCGCCAGCCCCAGGCAGAGCTGGCCGTGGCCCTGAGCCACGCCCAACTGCAGACGGATCGCGGCGATACCGAGGGAGCCCTGAGCACCCTGCAGGCCATGCATGAGCGCCATCCCCATAGTGTCCAGGTGCTGCGCCAGTTGCAGCGCCTGCATCAGCAGCGTGGCGACTGGTCGGCCCTGATCCGTCTGTTGCCCGAGTTGCGCAAGGACAAGGCGCTGCCGGCCAGCGAACTGCAGGAACTGGAACGTCGGGCCTGGGGTGAAAACCTGTCCCTGGCCGCGCGTCGTGAAGAAGATGAGGTTGCCGGCCTGCAATCTCTCAATCGTGCCTGGCAACAGTTGACCTCGGCACAGCGCCAGGAGCCGCAGTTGGTGCTGGCCTATGCCGAACAACTGCGTCAACTGGGCGCGGGGGCCGAGGCGGAAGAGGCCCTGCGCACGGCAATTAAACGCAAGTACGAAAGCCACCTGGCACGGCTCTATGGCCTGGTGCGTGGCAGCGATCCGTCGCGCCAGTTGCAGACTGCCGAGCACTGGCTGAAAGAGCATGCGGACGATCCGAGCCTGCTGCTGACCCTGGGCCGCCTGTGCCTGCAGAACAGCTTGTGGGGCAAGGCCCGGGACTATCTGGAAAGCAGCCTGCGCTTGCAACGCAACCCCGAAGCCTGTGCGGAGCTGGCGCGCCTGTTGGCACAGCTGGGGGATACCGAGCGCAGTAACCAACTGTTCCAGGAAGGTCTGGGCATGCTCGATGAGCGCCTACTGGCCTCACCGCTGCCGGTCCCGGTGCGGGCCTGA
- a CDS encoding uroporphyrinogen-III C-methyltransferase, producing the protein MSETALPKDEAQPVPETPAEPTKPTVERRGNGLAILALLLGAAGVAVGGWGIWQVRHLQANNQQQFSQLQALGDQAQSLKLSEQRLSERLEQLPAADELEDRRRLVAQLQGDQQRLNQRLETVLGASRKDWRLAEAEHLLRLASLRLSALQDISSARALVQGADDILREQNDPGAFAAREQLAKSLAALRSTEQPDRTGLFLQLGALRDQVLELSAVAPEYKDRGESLLGLTADGDGASRWAQWWDQISRYFRIDFNADKNIRPLLAGQGLTQVRLALSLALEQAQWAALNGQAAVYTQALTEARDVLTGNFNQDNPQSKIMLERLAELSKQPVTVVTPDLAKTLSTVQAYLERRNLNVEESVKPLAKPAANNAQETSP; encoded by the coding sequence GTGAGCGAAACAGCCTTGCCTAAAGATGAAGCCCAGCCGGTGCCCGAGACACCTGCTGAACCCACGAAACCAACCGTTGAGCGTCGTGGCAACGGGTTGGCAATTCTGGCCCTGCTGCTGGGGGCGGCGGGCGTCGCCGTTGGTGGCTGGGGGATCTGGCAGGTGCGCCACCTGCAAGCCAATAACCAGCAGCAGTTCAGTCAGTTGCAGGCCCTGGGGGATCAGGCCCAGAGTCTCAAGCTCAGCGAACAGCGCTTGAGCGAACGCCTGGAACAACTGCCCGCGGCCGATGAGCTGGAAGACCGGCGGCGTCTGGTGGCCCAGTTGCAGGGTGACCAGCAGCGCCTGAACCAGCGCCTGGAAACCGTACTGGGCGCCAGCCGCAAGGACTGGCGCTTGGCGGAAGCCGAGCACCTGTTGCGCCTGGCCAGCCTGCGTCTTTCGGCGCTGCAGGACATCAGCAGCGCTAGGGCCCTGGTCCAGGGCGCCGACGATATCCTGCGGGAACAAAACGATCCGGGAGCCTTCGCAGCCCGCGAGCAGTTGGCCAAGAGCCTGGCGGCCCTGCGCAGCACCGAGCAGCCGGACCGCACCGGGCTGTTCCTGCAACTGGGGGCCTTGCGTGACCAGGTGCTGGAACTGAGCGCCGTGGCTCCGGAGTACAAGGACCGCGGTGAATCGCTGCTCGGCCTGACAGCCGATGGTGACGGCGCCAGCCGCTGGGCCCAGTGGTGGGATCAGATCTCGCGCTATTTCCGCATTGACTTCAACGCCGACAAGAACATCCGCCCCTTGCTGGCCGGTCAGGGCCTGACCCAAGTGCGCCTGGCCCTGAGCCTGGCGCTGGAGCAGGCGCAGTGGGCTGCCCTGAACGGCCAGGCCGCGGTCTATACCCAGGCGTTGACCGAAGCCCGCGACGTGCTCACCGGCAACTTCAATCAGGACAACCCGCAAAGCAAGATCATGCTCGAGCGCCTGGCCGAGCTGAGCAAGCAGCCGGTGACGGTCGTCACCCCGGACCTGGCCAAGACCCTGAGTACGGTCCAGGCCTACCTGGAGCGGCGTAACCTGAATGTCGAGGAGTCGGTCAAGCCTCTGGCCAAACCTGCGGCGAACAACGCCCAGGAGACGAGCCCATGA
- a CDS encoding uroporphyrinogen-III synthase, with product MTGWRLLLTRPAEDCAALAAILAQSEILSSSLPLLEIQALPVSDSQRATLLAFDQYCAVIVVSKPAAHLGLELLRQYWPQPPDQAWFTVGAATAQILADAGLPVAYPQQGDDSEALLELPQLREAIRRPDPRVLIVRGEGGRELLSERLRALGASVDYLELYRRCLPHYAEGALLQRIEVERLNGLVVSSGQGFSHLRQLAGPAWPQLAKMPLFVPSPRVADMAHAAGAEKVVDCRGASAAALLTALREQPVPVL from the coding sequence GTGACTGGCTGGCGCCTGCTGCTGACCCGGCCGGCCGAGGACTGCGCCGCGCTGGCGGCGATCCTGGCGCAGTCCGAGATCTTGAGCAGCAGCCTGCCATTGCTGGAAATCCAGGCGTTGCCGGTCAGTGACTCGCAGCGGGCTACCCTGCTGGCATTCGACCAGTACTGTGCGGTGATTGTGGTCAGCAAGCCGGCGGCGCATCTTGGCCTGGAGCTGTTGCGCCAGTATTGGCCGCAACCACCAGACCAGGCCTGGTTCACCGTAGGCGCCGCTACCGCGCAGATCCTTGCGGATGCCGGCTTGCCAGTGGCCTATCCCCAGCAGGGCGATGACAGTGAAGCCTTGCTTGAACTTCCCCAATTGCGCGAGGCTATCCGCCGGCCTGATCCACGGGTGTTGATCGTGCGCGGGGAGGGTGGGCGCGAGCTGCTCTCTGAGCGCTTGCGCGCCCTAGGTGCTAGTGTCGATTATCTGGAACTCTACCGCCGCTGCCTGCCGCACTACGCCGAAGGCGCGTTGCTCCAGCGGATTGAAGTGGAACGCTTGAACGGGCTGGTGGTCAGCAGTGGACAAGGTTTCAGCCACTTGCGGCAGCTGGCGGGGCCCGCCTGGCCGCAACTGGCGAAGATGCCGTTGTTTGTTCCAAGCCCCCGGGTCGCCGACATGGCGCACGCCGCAGGGGCGGAAAAAGTTGTGGATTGTCGCGGCGCCAGTGCCGCGGCTTTGCTAACGGCGTTACGGGAGCAACCCGTGCCCGTTCTCTAA
- the hemC gene encoding hydroxymethylbilane synthase has product MSSREIRIATRKSALALWQAEYVKARLQEAHPGLVVTLVPMVSRGDKLLDSPLSKIGGKGLFVKELETALLENQADIAVHSMKDVPMDFPEGLGLFCICEREDPRDAFVSNTYASLDELPEGSVVGTSSLRRQAQLLTRRPDLQIRFLRGNVNTRLAKLDAGEYDAIILAAAGLIRLGFEDRISSSISVDDSLPAGGQGAVGIECRSADIEIHALLAPLHHADTASRVTAERALNKHLNGGCQVPIACYAVLEGEQIWLRGLVGEPSGGLLLSAEARGPRASAAELGVQVADALLAQGADDILRAVYGEAGEE; this is encoded by the coding sequence ATGTCCTCTCGCGAAATCCGCATCGCTACCCGCAAAAGTGCTCTGGCCTTGTGGCAGGCCGAATACGTCAAAGCCCGTCTGCAAGAGGCCCATCCGGGTCTTGTCGTGACCCTGGTGCCCATGGTCAGCCGCGGCGACAAACTATTGGACTCGCCCTTGTCGAAAATCGGTGGCAAGGGTCTGTTCGTCAAGGAACTGGAAACCGCGCTGCTGGAAAACCAGGCTGATATCGCCGTGCACTCGATGAAAGATGTGCCCATGGACTTCCCCGAAGGCCTGGGTCTGTTCTGCATCTGCGAGCGCGAAGACCCGCGTGATGCCTTTGTTTCCAACACCTACGCCAGCCTCGACGAGTTGCCTGAAGGCAGCGTGGTGGGCACCTCCAGCCTGCGCCGTCAGGCTCAGTTACTGACCCGTCGCCCCGACCTGCAGATCCGTTTTCTGCGGGGCAACGTCAATACCCGTCTGGCCAAGCTGGACGCTGGCGAATACGACGCCATCATCCTCGCGGCCGCTGGCTTGATCCGCCTCGGATTCGAGGATCGCATCAGCTCCTCCATCAGTGTCGACGACAGCCTGCCCGCCGGTGGCCAGGGCGCCGTCGGCATCGAGTGCCGCAGTGCCGACATTGAAATCCACGCCTTGCTGGCCCCCCTGCATCACGCCGACACGGCCAGCCGGGTAACCGCCGAGCGCGCACTGAACAAGCACCTCAACGGTGGTTGCCAGGTGCCAATTGCCTGCTATGCGGTGCTGGAAGGCGAGCAGATCTGGCTGCGCGGCCTGGTGGGCGAGCCTAGCGGCGGCCTGCTGCTCAGCGCCGAAGCTCGTGGCCCTCGCGCATCGGCCGCCGAGCTGGGTGTGCAAGTGGCGGATGCCCTGCTGGCCCAGGGCGCCGATGACATTCTGCGCGCGGTCTACGGCGAGGCGGGCGAGGAGTGA
- a CDS encoding LytR/AlgR family response regulator transcription factor, translating into MNVLIVDDEPLARERLSRMVSELEGYSVLEPSATNGEEALSLIDSLKPDIVLLDVRMPGLDGLQVAGKLCERETPPALVFCAAPDEFALEAFDASGVVHLVKPVRSELLLEALKKAEKPNRVQLAALTRPAAESGNGPRSHISARTRKGIELIPLAQVVYFIADHKYVTLRHEGGEVLLDEPLKALEDEFGDRFVRIHRNALVARERIERLQRTPLGHFQLYLKGLNGDALIVSRRHVAGVRKMMQQL; encoded by the coding sequence ATGAATGTCCTGATCGTTGATGACGAACCCCTAGCCCGCGAGCGCCTGAGCCGGATGGTCAGTGAGCTCGAGGGATACAGTGTCCTGGAGCCTAGCGCCACCAATGGCGAAGAGGCGTTGAGCCTGATCGACAGCCTGAAGCCGGATATCGTCTTGCTCGACGTCCGCATGCCAGGGCTGGACGGTCTGCAGGTCGCCGGCAAGCTGTGCGAGCGCGAGACGCCTCCGGCGCTGGTGTTCTGCGCTGCGCCGGACGAATTCGCCCTGGAGGCCTTCGATGCCAGCGGCGTCGTCCACCTGGTCAAGCCAGTGCGCTCCGAGCTGTTGCTGGAGGCCTTGAAAAAGGCCGAGAAGCCCAACCGTGTACAACTGGCGGCACTGACCCGGCCCGCGGCCGAAAGCGGTAACGGCCCGCGCAGCCATATCAGCGCCCGTACGCGCAAAGGCATCGAGCTCATCCCCCTGGCCCAGGTGGTGTATTTCATCGCCGACCATAAATACGTGACCCTGCGCCACGAGGGCGGCGAGGTGCTTCTGGATGAGCCCCTGAAGGCTCTGGAAGATGAATTCGGCGACCGCTTTGTGCGTATCCACCGCAATGCGCTGGTGGCCCGCGAGCGTATCGAGCGTCTGCAGCGCACACCGTTGGGGCACTTCCAGTTGTACCTCAAGGGCCTCAATGGCGATGCGCTGATTGTCAGCCGGCGGCATGTGGCGGGCGTGCGCAAGATGATGCAACAGCTCTAG
- the argH gene encoding argininosuccinate lyase, with protein MSTDKTNQSWGGRFSEPVDAFVARFTASVTFDQRLYRHDIMGSIAHATMLAKVGVLTDAERDSIIDGLKTIQGEIEAGRFDWRVDLEDVHMNIEARLTDRIGITGKKLHTGRSRNDQVATDIRLWLRDEIDLILGEITRLQKGLLELAEREAESIMPGFTHLQTAQPVTFGHHMLAWFEMLSRDYERLVDCRKRTNRMPLGSAALAGTTYPIDRELTCQLLGFEGVGGNSLDSVSDRDFAIEFCAAASVAMMHLSRFSEELVLWTSAQFQFIDLPDRFCTGSSIMPQKKNPDVPELVRGKSGRVFGALMGLLTLMKGQPLAYNKDNQEDKEPLFDAADTLRDSLRAFADMIPAIKPKHAIMREAALRGFSTATDLADYLVRRGLPFRDCHEIVGHAVKYGVETGKDLAEMSLEELRKFSDQIEQDVFAVLTLEGSVNARNHIGGTAPAQVRAAVARGQALLASR; from the coding sequence ATGAGCACTGACAAGACCAATCAGTCCTGGGGCGGCCGCTTCAGTGAACCCGTCGACGCCTTCGTCGCCCGCTTCACCGCCTCTGTCACTTTCGACCAGCGCCTGTATCGCCATGACATCATGGGCTCCATCGCCCACGCCACCATGCTGGCCAAGGTCGGCGTGCTCACTGATGCCGAGCGCGACAGCATCATCGACGGCCTGAAGACCATCCAGGGCGAGATCGAGGCTGGCCGTTTCGACTGGCGCGTGGACCTCGAAGACGTGCACATGAACATCGAAGCGCGCCTGACCGACCGCATCGGCATCACCGGCAAGAAACTGCACACCGGCCGCAGCCGCAACGACCAGGTGGCCACCGACATCCGCCTGTGGCTGCGGGACGAGATCGACCTGATCCTCGGTGAAATCACCCGCCTGCAAAAAGGCCTGCTGGAGCTGGCCGAGCGTGAAGCCGAGAGCATCATGCCGGGCTTCACCCACTTGCAGACTGCCCAGCCGGTGACCTTCGGCCACCACATGCTGGCCTGGTTCGAGATGCTCAGCCGTGACTACGAGCGCCTGGTGGACTGCCGCAAGCGCACCAACCGCATGCCCCTGGGCAGCGCCGCGCTGGCCGGCACCACCTACCCGATCGACCGCGAGCTGACCTGCCAGTTGCTGGGCTTCGAAGGCGTGGGCGGCAACTCCCTGGACAGCGTTTCGGACCGGGACTTCGCCATTGAATTCTGCGCCGCTGCCAGCGTAGCGATGATGCACCTGTCGCGGTTTTCCGAAGAGCTGGTGCTGTGGACCAGCGCGCAATTCCAGTTCATCGACCTGCCGGACCGTTTCTGCACCGGCAGCTCGATCATGCCGCAAAAGAAAAACCCCGACGTGCCGGAACTGGTACGGGGCAAGAGCGGCCGGGTATTCGGCGCGCTGATGGGCCTATTGACCCTGATGAAAGGCCAGCCCCTGGCCTACAACAAGGACAACCAGGAAGACAAGGAACCACTGTTCGACGCCGCCGATACCCTGCGCGATTCGCTGCGGGCCTTCGCCGACATGATCCCGGCCATCAAGCCCAAGCACGCCATCATGCGCGAGGCGGCCCTGCGCGGTTTTTCCACCGCCACCGACCTGGCGGACTACCTGGTACGCCGTGGCCTGCCGTTCCGCGACTGTCACGAAATCGTCGGCCATGCGGTGAAGTACGGCGTGGAAACCGGCAAGGACCTGGCGGAAATGAGCCTGGAAGAGCTGCGCAAGTTCAGCGACCAGATCGAACAGGACGTGTTCGCCGTGCTGACCCTGGAAGGCTCGGTGAATGCCCGTAACCACATCGGCGGCACCGCACCGGCCCAGGTCCGGGCGGCAGTGGCCCGCGGCCAGGCCCTGCTGGCCAGCCGCTAA
- a CDS encoding glutathione S-transferase, with the protein MFKLYGFAISNYYNMVKLALLEKGLPFEEVLFYAGQSPEALAISPRGKVPVLEVEQGFISETSAILDYLEQVRTAPALLPKDAFERAQVLALAKEIELYIELPARACFPEAFFGATLPEAIKERAGIELLQGFAALRRHARFAPYVAGASLSVADLYFQYSVNLALIVGDKLFGIDFLAEMPEARALLERLEQTPNARRIAADKAALMAARRSGR; encoded by the coding sequence ATGTTCAAGCTCTATGGGTTCGCCATCAGCAACTACTACAACATGGTCAAGCTGGCCTTGCTGGAGAAGGGGCTGCCTTTCGAAGAGGTGCTGTTCTACGCCGGCCAGAGCCCAGAGGCGCTGGCTATCAGCCCTCGGGGCAAGGTTCCGGTACTGGAGGTGGAGCAGGGCTTCATCAGCGAAACCAGTGCGATTCTCGATTACCTGGAGCAGGTGCGGACGGCGCCGGCGCTGTTGCCGAAGGATGCGTTCGAACGTGCCCAGGTGCTGGCACTGGCCAAGGAGATCGAACTGTACATAGAGCTGCCGGCCCGGGCCTGTTTCCCTGAAGCGTTCTTCGGCGCGACCCTGCCCGAGGCGATCAAGGAGAGGGCCGGGATCGAATTGCTACAAGGCTTTGCCGCATTGCGCCGGCATGCCCGGTTCGCCCCTTATGTAGCGGGCGCCAGCCTGAGTGTGGCGGACCTGTATTTTCAGTACAGCGTGAACCTTGCCCTGATAGTCGGGGACAAGTTGTTCGGAATCGATTTTTTGGCCGAGATGCCCGAGGCCCGGGCCTTGCTCGAGCGCCTGGAGCAGACCCCCAACGCTCGGCGCATCGCCGCTGACAAGGCGGCACTGATGGCCGCCAGAAGGTCAGGGCGCTAG